The genomic stretch CGTCTGATATATACATGCTTCTTTCAGACTGCCAGTGaatctgattttgttttctaatCAGATATTTTAGACAGACTGTCTGCTCTGCTTTTTGCAAGTGATTAGATTGTACAGTATTTGCTTCTACAGACGTAGCCTGCACGGGTTGCTGTACTTTGGACTTTCCAATGCAGAAGCAAGAGAAATCAATCTTAAACCTTCAAAAGAATTTAGCGGACAAGCTTTAAGTCTCCACTTTAGCACAAGGTTGTCTGTGTTGtccttcttgttgttgttgctagCAGCAGCATTAACTGCTCAGTTCTGCTTCCAAACTCTGttaaactttctctctctcaatttGATGTTGTGCTGTCTAAAGAGCTTTAAGTGTCCCGGGACTCCCTGAAATCTAATTTGAGCGTCTGAGTCGCATCTGATTTAAATTACTTtctaaaattgttttttatgtcCAAATCAAATTTTCTGTCATTCATATCTGATTAGACTTTGTAAATCTTGATACGCCAAAAAATGTTATGagttgacattttaaataagcTGAAACTACTCAGCTCTATTAACACtatattttgaccaaaatgATTTAACTGATGGTTGTATTGTCATTCAACTTGTTGAGAcagacggctgtggctcagttggtagagtaggTCGTATCCTAACGGGAAGGTCGGGGtttgatcctcagctcctgcagccacatgtacaatgtgtccttgggcaagacacataACCACAATATGCTCCCTAGTCTTtggcggcatatgaatgtgtatgaattagATTAGTTACTTGTGATGGTCTCTTTATGATGACTTCTAATTTGCTGTTAtgatgtgtgatttttttgagGTAAAGGTCACTGCAGGAAATGCTCTGTTAGAGACTGAAGGTTGAATATTAACCTCTCCACTGTTGGCTCTTTCTCTAAGgcgtgagaggaaatgttggtGCATTTgattctgtctttgtttctttgacaTTGCATAAGACATGGAGACTGACCTGGTTGCATACTTTTGTTTAGTTAGTATGTTAAGTTCCTAATTTCACCTCACAATAACGAGTCATTGTATATTTCAGAGAAAGGATACAACATCATCTAAGCTGCTGAGGGTCAAActaaataacttatttaaaggtATTTAAAGAGATAAAGCCACTACATatgtgtataatgtttttacatgttaacaGCTGCTGAGCTAATGAGATCAAAGTGCGCTTCACTGTGTAAGTGGATCCACTAAGAGACAAACGTCTTGTAGGGCCTATGTGGAGGCCGTGATCACTTTATAACTGAACTCTGAGGGTTATTCCAAACAAACCTGCACTTTATGGAGTCCGTTTCCTTCCTGGTCACTTCATTCAGACCGCAGAAGAAACCTGATGTATCTGTATGTTGTCCCCATTGTTCATCATTGACCAGTGTGAATAGGAGTATTTAAGTGTAATAGAGTGGAGTCAGTATTCAGTCCAATTCGTCTCTCTGGGGAAAATGATAATTTGACGTATCTTTTATGAAAAGTATTTTAATGAGATCATGCTGGACTCTCAATATTGATGTATTAGCTCAATGTGAGTTTACTTTATGTTCCTGTTGTGTTGATTATCTGTGTCAGTCCAGTAACTGTGTGACTTGTCTTTGCAAATAGCCATCGTTCAATGATAAACAAATTCTTGCAAAAGTGCCTTACGATAGAAGTTATGTTTTAACACCATCAACATCATACAGGACATTTGCATAAAAATACTGATCATAGTTTTGAATGATCTGTTTCCTGTTGCAGACGCACTGTATGCGCTGTGTCTTAAGTTCAGATACAAAGTTCACACTAAACCCTACGCGTGAACCAAGCCGCCGAAACCTGTTGaagaatgaagccaatgctgaagtgcataTCCTGCAGTTTGTTCAACCACTCAGACTCAAAGTGGATCcgattgtgtttatttgcatgaGATAATAACAACCTACAAATATTTGCACCTCCAGATAAGGCAGCAAATTTTTTTTACTATGTCTGTGTTCAAAACATCACTTAAAGGTGCATACAGCTGGGCTATTCTCCTTCCTTCTCCATGAACTGAACTttcctgctgcttccagctcctTGAAGATGATCAGTGatcagtttgatgacctgttagccaGGATCTCAGTCCGAGATCACACATTTCCTTCAATTCCGGACTCACAAGATCTTTTACTACATCGCTATGAGGCCAACACAACCAAACGGTCAAAAGGGTGTTGGAATAACTACATCATGATCCTGATTTGATTTTAGTCTGagttcttgttctgccatgtcTGTGTGCAAAACGACAAGCagacaacatttaaaattaaagtttttaaaattctgggcggctgtggctaaGTTGCTTGAGTAAGTCATCTCctaactggaaggtcgggggttcgatccccagctcctgcagtgcTCCTgtacaatgtgtccttgggcaagaaagacacttaaccacaatTTGTTCCCgctccatcatttttttttctcttcactgaGAGGCTGTGGTGACAGGCCTTCACAACTGCTCCctgaagtagaaaaaaaacccaacttgCAGCATCTGTCGCAGGTTTAGGTCTATTTGCATTTTTGCATTGACTTTGAATATCGTCATTGCACCAGAAAATGTCCTTCTCTTTTATTCTGATCACACCTTTACAGTGAATTCTAAAAACACGCAGCCTGCAATTAGATCACCACAGGAGCTCCCAGAGACAACAAGCTCAGATCTTCAAGAATGCTACTTTGGGTAAATGAGTGGGTTTAATACTTCTCCCACTACTGCAGCAGTTGCATTTCCATACCAGGAAGATGTATTATATTAAGTTTAGATGCAGATTTTAAAGTGCTGGAATTACCCTTAAGTGGTTTTTCAGTGTAATGGGTCAATGGACATCCAGTCCCATCCCTTGATCATTATCTTGTGAGCTCAGTGGTGCACATGGCTGagttttctctctcctgctctgccAATTTTGCTCCATAGCAAACAGCATTTAGTTTGGCTAGGTACAACTCAGGTGAAAAATCAACTTGTAGATTTCCTTCCTGTGCTTCACAGCGAGCTGCTCCCTCCCTCAGGAGCCATTTGCTACCTGTAAGTGTGTATTTATGTTCCAGCGTACTCTGAAGCCTTGTAGAAATCCTTCCAGTTGACCTGTCAGGCTGTATTGAATGGTCTGGGATGATGAAAAACCTGATGTGTGTGATGGCTGTAAAGTGGTTTAAACTGCAGGCTGAGTCAACAGAGcacagatggagagagatgTTTGAAGCTTCACCTCTCTGACCTCTGCTGCTGTTCGTCACATCACTTTGTGCACAGAGCGGCCTCGGTAACAGCTGTGAATGGGATCATAATATCCCTCACAGACCATGTTAACTGTAAACACAGCTAATGCACCAAACTAACTGAAACACACATGAGCTGCTGTCCCtcacatgtttgtttctcttttacaGAAAATCGTGAAAGCCGGAGACAAAGACCTGGACGGACAGCTGGACTTTGAGGAGTTTGTTCATTATCTCAGAGACCACGAGAAGAAACTGCGGCTGGTCTTTAAGAGTCTGGACAAAAAGAATGATGGTGAGGAATCTTGTCATTACTTGTGACATACCATTTAATTCTGCTGTGCTGACGCTATTTCAGAAGGGATaaactttctgaaaagttaaaacatCCTCCGCTAGACACTCTTGGAGgagtaacaaacaaaaaattcaACCCAAACCCATGAAAATATCTGTCTGAGAGGTCAAGCAGTTTGATTTGAACATCAACTTTCTCCATTAACACATCTTCACTCAACACAGCATTCAATCAATTTATAGCTCATTTATTTCTGTGGTTCAGGTCGGATTGACTCGCAGGAAATCATGCAGTCTCTGCGTGACCTGGGCGTGAACATCTCAGAGGAGCAGGCAGACAAGATCCTCAGAAGGTGAGAGTGATGCTGTGATACACAGCCCCTGAGTGTTTTTGTCATATCTCACACATGTTTCATCTTCTAATTAATGTCACATCTTTACACTTGTGTTTGTATGAAGACATGGAAAGCCCTTATTGTAACGCCGGATAGCAAGGCAGTGATGCCGCGCacctcatgtacggaggctgtagtcctcattgcagcggcAATTGGTTTGAATCCAAACTTTGCTGCAGGTCATCCCCCGTCCTCTCctcacaacatttcctgtctcttctgtctcttcagtTGTCCTATCCTAAAGGCAAAAGGTTAATCAAAAAATTCTGATAATCTCCCAGACTTATAAACTTACTTATGAACTCTAACTTCTTGCTATATGGTGTTTGTTAGCTGTCAGACACAAactattttgccttttttttttgtttcaagatttgtgcctttattgtagagataggacagatgatagattcagaaatcagggagagagagatagaggggaatgacatgccacaggctggatttaaAGCCGGTTTTGAGGACTGAACAGCCTCTGTATACGGGCAGCACAAacaaaccactaggccactggtgCCCCTTTGTAAGCTATTTTTTGCAGCAATCTCTTATAATGGTTTCATTGAGTTGGAGATACACTATCAGAAGCAAGTCAGGTGTTAGCACCCAGGAACAGTGATTTGCAGATTATAGAAACACCTTTGTTCATGTTCAATCAGTGGAAGCCCCCTCACCCAAACCAGGTCACAATATCATGAAGTCACTATGGCTTTCTCCCCGGCTCTACGTTTTAAAATCAGCCTCATACTGTTAAGTCTGAAAGAGAAACTGTGACTTTCACATGCTCATTCACTCAGCAATGTTACCTGTTCCATGTCTTAAAACCTGACCAGCTGTTGTGCCTTTCATTACTCATGCCAACTATCTCTTAGTTGTGTTGTTatgactctgtgtgtttcttgtctGGTTCTTTTaactgcctgtctgtctgtctgtctgtctgtctgtgtttccgtctctctctctggctggtCTCAGAATAAGGAGGGGTCATATCTGGGCCCCTATCCTGTAGTAAGTAGTAGCTTCTATAGTCTGCTTTCTCAGCCTCTACTACACTGTTCCCCTCTGCACAGTCTGTCTGCTTCACttacctgctgctgctttattttACCTGCTGCAGTGATTTTAGATGCAAAATGCAacaaatatcaacaaaaaaattaagTGATTTTATGTTGAATCGGTCATGAAACACAAGGTTTAGTTGAAGCACCTTGCAGCAGAAGAATGCACCTGAATGTAAAAGTGCATGTGAGCAGATCAATTTGTTGTTTTCCATGTCTGAAACATTTCTGATCGTCTGATATTTCACATTCACAGTATGGATAAAAATGGCACGATGACGATCGACTGGAACGAGTGGAGGGATTATCACCTTCTGCATCCAGCAGACAACATTCCTGAGATCATCCTGCACTGGAGACATGCCACGGTACAAACCCCTCCTCTCTTATTGAAAGCAAGAGACGACCTCTGTGAATGTCTTTTTTACCAAAATGTTTGGAATTTGTGAACATTTATTGATGGAAACCTAGAAGAAAGAAGTACTGACTGTACAACAACCGACTGAAAGAAagctccttcttcctcctcagatTTTAGATGTTGGGGAGAGTTTGTTGGTGCCGGATGAGTTCacagcagaggagaagaaaacaggaatgTGGTGGCGACACCTGGTGGCCGGAGGAGGAGCTGGCGCTGTATCTCGAACCTGCACGGCTCCTCTGGACAGACTCAAAGTGATGATGCAGGTAAAAATCGATCTTTTAACAAAgaggaacattttaaaaccagATAAAGTGAACACCTGTGTGATAATAtgcttcctgtttgtcctcTACAGGTTCACGCCTCCAAGAGCAACAGCATGAGAATCACTGGAGGGTTCATGCAGATGATCAGAGAGGGCGGAGTGAGGTCGCTGTGGCGAGGAAACGGCATCAATGTCATCAAAATCGCTCCAGAGTCTGCGATCAAGTTCATGGCATATGAACAGGTATGCACTAATTTGGCATTTCATGATTCATAATCTTTGATTTGGATTTTCATGAAGCCGTTCAAATATTTGattgaaatgattttttaaagcacttccAGCTTTCTTAGTCATGCACACTCAGTTGAAGGAGAACCTAGGCCACCCCCTTTAAGGACTATATCCTCTGTACGTGGGGCGTGCACACTGACCACTAGGCTATTGGCATCCCCCGAATATTTCAAATGTGATACTGGTCTTTATTGCTCAGTTAATTTTTCTAGAACATTATGACTTACTGTAAATATGCAAAACTGTGCCAAGTGAGTCTGCTTGAGTTTTAACAGGAATCTCATTTTGCATCTGTTTTTGATTCAGACTTCATTGAGACGTTTAACTAAAAATCAAATATTCTGTCCGTCCAGATTAAACGATTAATCGGCAGTAACCAGGAGACATTGGGCATCGCGGAGAGGCTGGTGGCCGGCTCTCTGGCCGGAGTGATCGCTCAAAGCAGCATCTACCCCATGGAGGTAAGAAACTGTAAAACACAGTTTAACAGCAAAACCTCACCTGATAAAAAGCTGTAGGGTTTTAGATACTTTGATAAGTTTGTGTGATACATGTGTAAAGTAgctttaaaaatacaacatcTGATTTATAAGACAAGTGCATAGGAGTGGAAGGAGGCcctaagaatttttttttttgtctggtaCCAGACgctgccaatgtttttgtgccaTTAGACTGTGTTCAGGAGTTTGccttgacatttttaaaatagaaaacaaaaaaataagcaAGAAAATTGGCACCTAGGACTACCACTTTTAATGTTGTGGTATCGAATCAGCTCTCaatgttgtttgatttttaatgttattgtttcaaagttttaaattgAAGTATCATGACAAACCGTAATTTAATGAATTCAGTGCAACTCATACCTTGTTATGTTTTGTTCAGAAATATCCGTGTTGCTTCTCTTTGTCCTGTGACTGACTCCCATTTTAACTTTTAGCCTTGAACGCATCATGTGAATCTGTTCTGTGACCTCTTTTCTGGAGGGGAACAGACcttcacacactgactcacagaCCTCCACTAGTGCACACGTGTGAGCAAGTCATTTATGTAAcagtgcttttaatgtgaaacatatTGCATGAAATGTATGTCTACGACTCTTTGACGACACAGCGAAGGTTTGTCTCTGACATCGCCGTCTGTCCTCTCAGGTCTTGAAGACACGGCTGGCCCTGAGGAGGACGGGTCAGTACTCGGGCATCGTGGATTGTGCCAAACACATCTTCAAGAAGGAGGGCGCGGCCGCTTTCTACAAAGGCTACGTTCCCAATATGCTGGGCATCATCCCGTACGCCGGCATCGACCTCGCCATCTATGAGGTGTGTGAGGTTTTTAACTTCTCTTTTAGATTTTTCTTCTAGTTCAGTCtgactctttcttcttctcctctcgtCTGTCAGACTCTGAAGAACGCTTGGCTGCAGCGATTCGCCACAGACAGCGCTGATCCCGGTGTGTTCGTGCTCTTGGCGTGTGGTACAACTTCGAGCACGTGTGGACAGCTGTCCAGCTACCCGCTTGCCCTCGTCAGGACACGAATGCAGGCTCAAGGTCAGTCGCTAGTGTAGAGGTCAAGACCGCACTCagcgagaccaagacatacccagagaccagagtgctcagagacaagaccaagaccttttaggggtcgagaccgagtcaaggccaagaccaaggcagggcaagaccgagacaagatcAAGACCTTAAATATCAATGAGATcgtcatcttgtgtttagggggcgtgtcactcacttagaccgtaccaccgggaaggttgtggaCGTAACCGAGGAGATAAAAATCCAATTATGAAAAATTGAAGTTACTAGTCTTTTAGGAAGCATGGATGACGTGGAAAAGAATCTGATCATtggtggtcttgattttaaaaatccggagtccgcccagtctgagaccgagacaaatgattttgattctgagacgagaatgagactttcaaaaagtggtctcgaaaCCAGTCTTGAGACCGAGTACGAGTTCCAGTATTATACAAACTATGATCGAAAAAAAGTAGGAAAGGACATTTCTACAAAACACAGAGACCAAACTAAGTTTTAGtttagtctttgttttgttaagttaatATTTGAATTTCTTTCTTTGGAGTACACTAAAATACACGTACTCGTGTAACTgcattaacttgtttttaatcGTCCTGCAGACGCATTATACCcacatttattttcactttataAAGACCTGAGTACAGGTAGCTTTGTGTTTGATGAGCAgccctcctcttttcctcctcaGCGACCCTTGAAGGCGGCCCTCAGATGAGCATGACAGGCCTCTTCAAACACATAGTCAGGACCGAGGGGCTGACGGGACTCTACCGAGGCCTCGCACCAAACTTCATGAAGGTTATTCCCTCCGTCAGCATCAGCTACGTCGTCTACGAGCACCTCAAGATCACTCTGGGGGTCCAGTCCAAGTGAGGCCATCAACGCTCCAAAGgtgtttttctgttattgtgAAGAAACGTGTAGAAACGTGCAGCTGACATTCAACatatttaaatcaaacttttttttctcttttttttgttaaaaggACAAATGTGAACGAATAGGAGTTTCAACTTGAAGCATAGAGGCTcataagagagagaggaaagtgaaGCTTGATCCCTGAAGTCTAGCAGCGCTTATGAGCCTGTTAGTGTATGTTCAGGGAGACACAAGTTTACATTGAGTGCATGAAAGCTGGTTACTGGTGGACCAGTAGGATTAACCTTCTTGTTTAGGACACTACAGACCGGATCAGCTAGTCTCTGCAAAGAAAAATCTTTGTGTTGAAGGGCTTTGCTGCAGCATATCATGAAGCATTTCCAAACAGACTGGAAAATTTGCGCACGTCTGCTCATCAGAAACACACTAAGTACCTGAACTCCCTTTTTGTATGTTCGATGCTCATCATGTTGACCTGGACAGATTCTACAGCTAAGTCCTGCGTAACAAGAAGGTCAAACAAGACTCCAGTGGATCATGACATTTGTTTAATATATATTCAGTTGCAGCTGAAGCTCTAATATGTCCACAAACTTTACAAGGATTAAGAAGCAGTCGTCCGTTACAACATTTCAGTAAAGGTGCACAAAGGTTTTTGCATCATCCAAAAAGTATTAAACTTCAGACCACCTGCAGACTTCTTGATGACAAGACAAAAAAGAATCAATGAAAACTAAACCATCAAATATATCACCCTACAATATTTCAGCCTGATGTGTGCTTAAGTCTTTGAtcttttattattaatatcTGTCAGCACACGGCTCGCTTCAGGctgaaaggaagaatgtgcgacttactgatccagtagatgtctcccttgagcaccagcatgacaccaaaacaaactgctgttaggccacacctcctccatactgaagcctctgctATCCatcagcgacacacctccaacccccctcccctcgccCTCATATTAACGAGTTTAGCACAAGCGGCGGACTAAATCATCCTCGGCTGAAGCTGCAATCacgtgtcctgcattgttgtgttagcatgctaatgttagcgctctttagttagctcttAAATTTAttcagaatgagcgtgatctaaaaactcttacctggcatccaaataatcagtgagtatgttcttcttcttctctctggtccttgactaaaacagcttttatacacaaagggaggagccggccgtcccgtccatgtaaacacggctctgacaacaacacagccagcgggactcaagcttcttcctcattgtagacagtcatgactcagagacacatttacacaggagatacttgttatgtgtgtttaaaactggtgcacattcttcctttaaacatttcactcTCCAGCATCTTTTCAGCTTTGGTTTCTAGAAAAACTCCATCATCTCAAATTGATCACAAATAAGACTGAGCAGCGTCTGTCGCTGTGAACCACGGCTGACACTAACGACTATCTTCACAGATGATTGGATTCCGTGGATTTTTTCCAGTTATTCTgttcaggagaaggagagaaaccAGAAAATAATCACCTATAAGATGCTGAAACCGGATCATTTTGAATATGTTGACCGATTTAATGGTTGACAACTAATAATACTTGAACACAAATTTCTCTTTGTATGATCACTTCatggaagagaaaaacacatcttaaaatCTTAGAGTCCAAACTAAACCACTCcttgatgaaaaataaactgcATCTTTATTTTGGTTAAAGTTTGAGTGCACAAATTATTCAATAACATCGATAAAAATGAGTTTAGTCTTTGCATTTAATCACTGCTCATTGATGAGATCAGGCTCTGTGACGTCCACAGATACTGGACAGTTATCTCTTTAGATGAACATTAAGTCACAGTCAATAAATCCAAACGGCAAATTAAGACCACAATCAGGGATCAACACAACAGAGAAATACTCTTAATCCTCATTATTATAACCTTTCATTCAAGTCATGAATCCAAACCtgctcttttattattttattagacAGAaactctctgttgttgtttttcatcttttcagaaCTTGCAGTAGAACATTTAGCTTTTAGCGTCCTCTTGAAACTGTGGACCGAAGCTGCAGAAAgggttaaaaatgtttgtcatcACCTTTAAGTCAGTTTCTGTTTGCACAGCTTTGACATGAACCATCAGGACTTTCTCACGAGGGCTTGCTGGCTGAATGACTCTTGGTGTTTATTCAAATGTTGTCGGCTGAATCTATTTTCCACATGATGTGAAAGAACACTCGTTAAAGTCACCTCAAGGGCGATCGAggcagctctctctccctgcctgtgtcacattttaaagcGTCCCTCGAGTGCCTTCAGTGCCGAGCCTCCTCTCTGGTGTCAGTGCAGCTGATCAATACAAAGAGGCTGTGGGTCGGTGAATGCACTTTAAGGTATTCTGATTTATTGccctttgtttatttatttctgtatgtatttatttatttatttaatctaaaaaaaaggattgaagaCTGAATTTTGGTTGAAAGTCTAAACATAGAGACGGCTGAATGATTCAAAGTCGCAAGAGTGCGAGAAGAATCAAATGTTATTTAAAGATTGGAATATGCAGAGCCGTGATGTGTTCgattcaaaataaacacatcgaCAATTTATGAACCGTTTAATGGAAATCTTTTTTCACAACGTCAATATTTAAAGTTCACATTATTCTAAatactcttcaccatgtttctttaACTCTAATATTTGTCCCTATTCTGTCTgtaaaccccccaatgatgagaaaagtccatcctctccgtcttctgcctgctccacttttcagaaaatttgtgctcaaacaggctgtttggagattttcccttcatgacatcacaaagggcagtaacccctcccccaggtgggtgtcactcccacagctaggtgtttgttctgccctctgagtctgccttctcaccgtaaacaataggacatggagcaagagagcccgagacacccaagtccttccagagaggggcgtggtcagacacagctcatttacatatttaaaggtacagacacagaaacagcctgttctgagcagggctgaaagagaggggtttataggcatgatcaaatacaggatcagagtggaattagaacaagaaacttgttcacacatgttttggggagctctgacacttatttacactggttgaagacgaggaggatatgtgacctttaattcccaataacatttaatttatttaatgtgttACACCGCTCAATCAGAATTAAAGGGCAAATacaactgaatgtttttgtatCACCAAAAACAAATGGCCAAAACAAAGCGTCCATAGCAGAggagtgttttgtgtttcaaattTCTCAGTTGAATGTTTTGTGAAAGTTACTAAAACGTTTATTTGCTACTGAAACATTTGAGGGTCTCATGCAGATGTTCCTCTCATGACTCGCAGCAGCATGTCATGGTAGCAAAACCTGAATGGCTCAGGCAAAGGCACATCTGACTGCCATGGAGAGTAAATTGTTTATGAAGTAATACATAGAATCCAAACAGGATGTGGTAAAACCAAAGACTGTATTCAAGAAGTGGGCGTAGCCCCATGtgttaaacctgcattctctcTAATGGACAGCAGGGGGCGATATTCTAGAAGTCTATGATACAATGAGACCAACATCTCAGTTGCTTTTTAATTCCCTCAGTAAATATTTTCCTGACGAGTTTATGGTCTCAATCTCTACTTTCAAGTCTTAACTTCATGATACAGCATGATGTTTATTTAGTAGAAGTGGTGCTGAAACGTTGACAATGATTTTGTGCAAGCGTGCAGGAGTTTAGCTGCAATTTAtggttaataaaaaacaaaaatcgcCCCCAGTATAAGGTGCCTTAGACTGATACTTTTGACGCTGTGGTATTGAAACGGTCCAAACTTGAAGTTTCAATACCGTGGTCAACAAACCAtcgtgtgatgtcatgatggcTCCGCCCACTTCTTATGTTCAGTCTACGATGTAATGAGATATGTTGATAAAGTTTTGTTCAAACTTAAGAAATATGATTAAAAGAGTGGTTTAGTGTtatagtcaagaccacacaaaccgagaccaagacatacccgagaccagagtgctccgagaccagaccaagacttttagggatcAGGCCCGagttaagaccaagaccaaggcagggcgagaccgagacaagaccaagacaaaggTAGGGCGAGATCAagacaagaccaaaaccaaggcagggcgagaccgagacaagaccaagacaaaggtagggtgagaccaagacaagaccaagaccaaaaaaTCTTATGATGGTTAAATCAAagtttccttctaatcacagttaTGACGTCTAAAAATAACCCTTCAGTTGATTTCAAATCTGCAGTCCGCCCAGTCttagaccaagacaagaccgagtaaaaatgcttttgattccaagACCTTCAGAATGTGGTCTTGAGACCTAGACAGATTTCGAGTACCACAACACTAGAGCGACTCTCTCACATGTTGATCGGCCCGCTGTGACCTTCAGGCCGCCTTAAGGCGTCACTTCTGCTCTAACGTCTTAAAGTGACGGCGTGTGGATCTGACCAACAGGAGAACTTGAATTGTACAGACAGACTTATTTGAA from Labrus bergylta chromosome 17, fLabBer1.1, whole genome shotgun sequence encodes the following:
- the slc25a25b gene encoding calcium-binding mitochondrial carrier protein SCaMC-2-B isoform X1; the protein is MMHQQGSLMRPLLGDVFCQCCSAETHPGVDPGGGGGGGRHATGDPVDPGQSEHSCDICGGPEQEHRLKVLFQVLDVNGDGGICVNDLTIGLKKLGVHRTEHELMKIVKAGDKDLDGQLDFEEFVHYLRDHEKKLRLVFKSLDKKNDGRIDSQEIMQSLRDLGVNISEEQADKILRRIRRGHIWAPILYMDKNGTMTIDWNEWRDYHLLHPADNIPEIILHWRHATILDVGESLLVPDEFTAEEKKTGMWWRHLVAGGGAGAVSRTCTAPLDRLKVMMQVHASKSNSMRITGGFMQMIREGGVRSLWRGNGINVIKIAPESAIKFMAYEQIKRLIGSNQETLGIAERLVAGSLAGVIAQSSIYPMEVLKTRLALRRTGQYSGIVDCAKHIFKKEGAAAFYKGYVPNMLGIIPYAGIDLAIYETLKNAWLQRFATDSADPGVFVLLACGTTSSTCGQLSSYPLALVRTRMQAQATLEGGPQMSMTGLFKHIVRTEGLTGLYRGLAPNFMKVIPSVSISYVVYEHLKITLGVQSK
- the slc25a25b gene encoding calcium-binding mitochondrial carrier protein SCaMC-2-B isoform X2 is translated as MMHQQGSLMRPLLGDVFCQCCSAETHPGVDPGGGGGGGRHATGDPVDPGQSEHSCDICGGPEQEHRLKVLFQVLDVNGDGGICVNDLTIGLKKLGVHRTEHELMKIVKAGDKDLDGQLDFEEFVHYLRDHEKKLRLVFKSLDKKNDGRIDSQEIMQSLRDLGVNISEEQADKILRSMDKNGTMTIDWNEWRDYHLLHPADNIPEIILHWRHATILDVGESLLVPDEFTAEEKKTGMWWRHLVAGGGAGAVSRTCTAPLDRLKVMMQVHASKSNSMRITGGFMQMIREGGVRSLWRGNGINVIKIAPESAIKFMAYEQIKRLIGSNQETLGIAERLVAGSLAGVIAQSSIYPMEVLKTRLALRRTGQYSGIVDCAKHIFKKEGAAAFYKGYVPNMLGIIPYAGIDLAIYETLKNAWLQRFATDSADPGVFVLLACGTTSSTCGQLSSYPLALVRTRMQAQATLEGGPQMSMTGLFKHIVRTEGLTGLYRGLAPNFMKVIPSVSISYVVYEHLKITLGVQSK
- the slc25a25b gene encoding calcium-binding mitochondrial carrier protein SCaMC-2-B isoform X3 is translated as MLQDMLSSLWGRLFGRTQCDPAETLEEKETEAAENCSDRLTGLNEKTANSSDSQEASRGTPKKTTVLIMVAPPTDLQQKIVKAGDKDLDGQLDFEEFVHYLRDHEKKLRLVFKSLDKKNDGRIDSQEIMQSLRDLGVNISEEQADKILRRIRRGHIWAPILYMDKNGTMTIDWNEWRDYHLLHPADNIPEIILHWRHATILDVGESLLVPDEFTAEEKKTGMWWRHLVAGGGAGAVSRTCTAPLDRLKVMMQVHASKSNSMRITGGFMQMIREGGVRSLWRGNGINVIKIAPESAIKFMAYEQIKRLIGSNQETLGIAERLVAGSLAGVIAQSSIYPMEVLKTRLALRRTGQYSGIVDCAKHIFKKEGAAAFYKGYVPNMLGIIPYAGIDLAIYETLKNAWLQRFATDSADPGVFVLLACGTTSSTCGQLSSYPLALVRTRMQAQATLEGGPQMSMTGLFKHIVRTEGLTGLYRGLAPNFMKVIPSVSISYVVYEHLKITLGVQSK